In one Drosophila pseudoobscura strain MV-25-SWS-2005 chromosome X, UCI_Dpse_MV25, whole genome shotgun sequence genomic region, the following are encoded:
- the Gug gene encoding arginine-glutamic acid dipeptide repeats protein isoform X9: MAASTQGEIRVGPGHQVNDVYAKLPDYNPISSFPIDKETDERELEESRWSPGVVADGDLLMFLRAARSMAAFQGMCDGGLEDGCLAASRDDTTINALDVLHDSGYDPGKALQALVKCPVSKGIDKKWTEDETKKFIKGLRQFGKNFFRIHKDLLPHKDTPELVEFYYLWKKTPGANNNRPHRRRRQSALRRNRVTRANNNTPPKKEDTPEPQTATTAATATGSASETASRSSPAVSKEENSSLTEDDASECDSDSSLTNKRDESPSRMRTRNKQQNNNNNNSNNNNSSSNTTTNSSSSSSTASNSGGGGGGASVGGSSAGGGSAAAGATATNSSSKDQSTTNNAVANGKRPKRGSETPDAGGGASSVDSPKTPTKAVAESSATKRKGGKQDTPNKKKRTEQEQANDQAANAGVGAGGVGGSDENISSLKEKRKQQRPDSPVESMNSDSRPDSVLDDGESNTTDTTTAEQQSTKDSKELMLNCKEEREMATNDGDGLHLEPKTEEKSIKAEVASEDCSKEALSIKNMDEETNIQAPNSVDGLLLKDSPANTIQQDCGVPPVNTVAAPLTMKVPTIATVEALNASVERKEAIEKMETCESDPDLLKKLATIKQEVSPQQQHQQQQQQQQPPQQPPQQQQQLNPISIQPPPACPPTEAVYIKKEPMDDSMDATCNQNSNEPQDLKVKIEIKNEDSLKHNAGGLPLTGPGVPPTSMHSHSMAGGESGQPPLGEPLHLSHLPHGQQPLQPPPASYLIDAQLKYGPPGGQQQQQQQQPPQLPQLHSDPAGAGGNGPPQGGPNTSQKYPPEMEMKFTPQDLKYPPPPPLDALKYSQEMQAVAAAAAAAAAAAAGKYDMKYMIEQPGKYPVELSAAHQPPLKQGYQDSLKIPDVKSGFGHLPHNMASQLDVAHKYGPPPTSQEQQQQQQQQQQQQQQQQQQQQQQSQPPAHQVPPGATPPPGIAMPKPHYQHDVQTPPLGRPFEPGMMHKYGDPLAAKYGPPQPQDLKYPMPPVVSAAGPVDVKPYGENLIKSSPYGPPPESPIDASSRSTPGQDSQGSNSNSQPSSMAPQPQQFQSPHPSPHMPSPAGGGLPPGMHPQNLIHGLPPGGAGGPQPPPPPTSLHQSSSGAPGVPPGMHPGLHPGQHSQMSVASSMPPSSIGIPPTLSTMAPSHMHPHMHPHHLQQVLHRPHDMPPSMHPHAPMTMSLQGHPQHGHGLPPSHAPQQQQQQQQPPGGPAGTVRTPSPAQHPPRSLHDPQSREQPPTSQPSTTMAGSGGGHGNPHQSPHTHRTSPLPGLAGNGHPPPGLIGHPMPIHPHLAHLPPGHPAHAALAHPGHHLLSHSIAGLGPGGGPIALLAGPGGLGGLPESALSRRTPPSHMPHSHVSSAPNTPHSVASMTSSSMALTTSTVPSSAFSRASPSVQISSGAGSAGPGSSSSNTPGGGQSNSSAAAAAAAAHRAASPASSVSSLSRQSPLHPVPQSPLSHHPSSSALSAAAAAVAERDRHALLRQQSPHMTPPPVSNASGLMASPLSKMYAPQPGQRGLGTSPPPHLRPGASPPVIRHPQMPLPLPLIAPGGGIPQIGVHPGQSPYPHPLLHPSVFYSPHHHPFNSHYGYAPYGPGFPAYMKPPPPSGPLDPAAVMAAHHAGLQGPPQQQQSRQDEQNAAAAAAARDAAEKQHHQAAAAAAAQQQQQQQQMKGPPQQQQQGGPQPNKPPTPKTPQGPGGPGVPVGMGGPGTPTGLPPGAYPGSHMPGYPPGPPHGSPFAPQDGQPHGMKPTSHMDALRAHAHSANSAGMGGGHHPTEPLPIDIEPDPEPDIPSPTHNIQRGPSPEAKPDDTECHRSQSAIFVRHIDRGDYNSCTRTDLIFKPVADSKLARKREERDRKLAEKERERRQQQQQQQQQQQQQQAAAAQQAAQQAKMKAELKPPYADTPALRQLSEYARPHVAFRELEEIKNAQAAAASQSRLDPHWMEYYRRGIHPSQFPLYANPAISQMERERLGIPPPHHVGLDPGEHMVRMIRLTREYHAHSHTHLHLPLHPQPQPPEAGFQLPPNVGQYPRPNMLIPREPHSDVLLRMSYADQLQYLQAAEFQRQSLHDQYFRQRPR; encoded by the exons ATGGCGGCCTCCACTCAAGGAGAAATTCGAGTGGGTCCCGGCCACCAGGTAAACGATGTCTAT GCAAAACTGCCCGATTATAATCCAATCTCAAGCTTCCCCATCGACAAGGAAACCGATGAACGTGAACTAGAGGAATCAAGATGGAGTCCAGGCGTTGTGGCCGATGGCGATTTGTTAATGTTCTTGCGTGCTGCCCGCTCGATGGCCGCATTTCAAGGAATGTGTGATGGCGGACTAGAAGACGGTTGTTTGGCTGCCAGTCGCGACGACACAACAATTAACGCACTCGACGTG CTCCACGATTCTGGCTACGATCCAGGCAAAGCTCTACAAGCACTAGTTAAGTGCCCCGTTTCGAAGGGCATCGACAAGAAGTGGACCGAGGACGAAACGAAAAAGTTTATCAAGGGTCTGCGACAATTTGGCAAGAATTTCTTTAGGATCCACAAGGATCTGCTGCCGCACAAGGACACCCCCGAGCTGGTCGAATTCTACTATCTGTGGAAGAAGACGCCCGGCGCGAACAACAATCGGCCGCACCGGCGACGCAGACAGAGCGCCCTGCGACGCAATCGTGTCACGCGCGCAAATAATAATACACCTCCCAAGAAGGAGGACACACCGGAACCACAAACTGCGAcgacggcggcgacggcgacggggTCGGCGTCAGAGACGGCGAGTCGCTCATCGCCCGCTGTCTCCAAGGAGGAGAACAGCTCTCTCACCGAGGACGACGCCAGCGAGTGTGACAGTGATTCGAGTCTGACCAACAAAAGGGATGAATCACCCTCTAGGATGAGGACGCGCAATAAACAACagaataacaacaacaacaacagcaataacaacaacagcagcagcaacaccaccaccaacagcagcagcagcagcagcacggccAGCAATAGCggaggtggcggcggtggtgcgTCCGTCGGTGGCAGCTCTGCGGGAGGCGGAAGCGCTGCTGCAGGCGCCACGGCCACCAACAGCTCCTCGAAGGATCAGTCCACCACCAACAACGCTGTGGCCAATGGCAAGCGGCCCAAGCGAGGCTCCGAGACGCCCGATGCCGGCGGTGGAGCCTCCTCGGTGGACAGTCCCAAGACTCCGACCAAGGCTGTGGCCGAGAGTTCGGCTACCAAGCGCAAGGGCGGCAAACAGGACACGCCCAACAAGAAGAAGCGCACCGAACAGGAGCAGGCGAACGACCAGGCAGCCAATGCTGGTGTGGGAGCGGGCGGTGTCGGTGGATCGGACGAAAACATCAGCAGCTTGAAGGAGAAGagaaagcagcagcggccCGACAGCCCCGTGGAGAGCATGAACTCGGACAGCAGGCCGGACTCTGTGCTGGACGACGGCGAGTCGAATACCACGGACACGACCACCGCCGAACAGCAGTCGACCAAGGACAGCAAGGAGTTGATGCTCAACTGCAAGGAGGAGCGGGAGATGGCCACCAACGATGGTGATGGCCTCCACCTGGAGCCCAAAACGGAGGAGAAGTCCATCAAGGCAGAGGTCGCCTCGGAGGACTGCAGCAAGGAGGCGCTCTCGATCAAGAACATGGACGAGGAGACGAACATCCAGGCTCCGAACAGCGTGGATGGGCTGCTGCTTAAGGATTCCCCTGCCAACACAATCCAGCAGGACTGTGGTGTGCCTCCGGTTAATACCGTGGCAGCGCCTCTCACCATGAAGGTGCCGACCATTGCCACCGTGGAGGCGCTGAATGCCTCCGTGGAGCGCAAGGAGGCCATCGAGAAGATGGAGACCTGCGAGAGCGATCCCGATCTGCTCAAGAAGCTGGCCACCATCAAGCAGGAGGTCTCtccccaacagcagcatcagcaacagcagcagcagcagcagccgccccagcagccgccgcagcaacagcagcagttgaATCCCATATCCATTCAGCCGCCACCTGCGTGTCCGCCCACGGAGGCGGTGTATATCAAGAAAGAGCCCATGGACGATTCGATGGATGCCACCTGCAATCAGAACAGCAACGAACCGCAGGACCTGAAGGTGAAGATTGAGATCAAGAACGAGGACTCGCTGAAGCACAACGCGGGAGGACTGCCGCTCACGGGGCCTGGGGTGCCGCCCACCTCCATGCATTCCCATTCGATGGCCGGTGGCGAGAGTGGGCAGCCGCCTTTGGGTGAGCCGCTGCATCTGTCGCATCTGCCACACGGccagcagccgctgcagccACCTCCCGCCAGCTATCTGATCGATGCCCAGCTGAAGTATGGCCCGCCGGgaggacaacagcagcaacaacagcagcagcctccacAGCTTCCGCAGCTGCACAGCGATCCGGCTGGAGCGGGCGGCAATGGACCACCCCAAGGCGGACCCAACACATCGCAAAAGTACCCGCCCGAAATGGAGATGAAATTCACGCCGCAGGATCTCAAGTatccgccgccaccgccgctggACGCACTCAAGTACAGCCAGGAAATGCAGGCGgttgccgctgcagcagccgctgctgccgccgccgcggcTGGCAAGTACGACATGAAGTACATGATTGAGCAGCCCGGCAAGTATCCGGTGGAGTTGTCCGCCGCTCATCAGCCGCCATTGAAGCAGGGCTACCAGGATTCCCTCAAGATACCCGACGTCAAGTCGGGCTTTGGCCATCTGCCGCACAACATGGCCTCCCAGCTGGACGTGGCCCACAAGTACGGACCACCGCCGACGtcccaggagcagcagcagcagcagcaacaacaacaacagcagcagcaacagcagcagcaacaacagcagcagcagtcccagCCGCCGGCCCATCAGGTGCCGCCGGGTGCCACGCCACCGCCGGGCATAGCCATGCCCAAGCCGCATTATCAGCACGATGTGCAGACGCCGCCATTGGGACGGCCCTTCGAGCCTGGAATGATGCACAAATACGGAGATCCTCTGGCGGCCAAATATGGCCCGCCCCAGCCGCAGGATCTGAAGTATCCGATGCCACCAGTCGTCTCCGCGGCGGGACCCGTGGACGTGAAGCCATACGGCGAGAACCTGATAAAGTCCTCCCCGTATGGCCCGCCCCCAGAGAGCCCTATAGACGCCTCGTCGCGCTCGACGCCTGGCCAGGACAGCcagggcagcaacagcaactcgcagccctcgtcgatggccccacagccgcagcagttCCAGTCGCCGCATCCCTCGCCTCACATGCCTTCACCCGCAGGCGGCGGCCTGCCGCCTGGGATGCATCCTCAAAATCTCATCCATGGCCTGCCGCCGGGTGGGGCCGGTGGAccccagccaccgccaccgcccacATCCCTGCACCAGTCGTCGAGTGGTGCGCCGGGCGTTCCGCCGGGTATGCATCCGGGACTGCATCCGGGACAGCATTCGCAGATGTCGGTGGCCTCCTCGATGCCGCCCAGCTCGATCGGGATACCACCCACGCTGTCGACGATGGCGCCCTCGCATATGCATCCCCACATGCATCCGCATCATCTGCAGCAGGTGCTCCATCGGCCGCACGACATGCCACCCAGCATGCATCCGCACGCTCCGATGACCATGTCCCTGCAAGGACATCCGCAACATGGTCACGGACTGCCGCCCTCCCACGccccccaacagcagcagcagcaacagcagccgcctgGAGGTCCCGCCGGCACAGTGCGCACTCCATCGCCAGCCCAGCATCCGCCACGCAGTCTGCACGATCCCCAGTCGCGGGAGCAGCCGCCCACGTCGCAGCCCTCGACAACGATGGCCGGATCCGGCGGTGGTCATGGCAATCCGCACCAATCCCCGCATACGCATCGCACATCGCCGCTGCCGGGACTGGCGGGGAATGGCCATCCGCCGCCGGGACTCATTGGCCACCCAATGCCCATACATCCGCATCTGGCGCATCTTCCGCCGGGTCATCCGGCCCATGCGGCTCTCGCACATCCCGGACACCATCTGCTGTCGCACTCGATTGCCGGTCTGGGGCCGGGCGGCGGACCCATCGCTCTGCTAGCGGGTCCCGGAGGACTGGGCGGCCTGCCCGAGTCCGCCCTCAGTCGTCGCACCCCGCCCAGCCATATGCCCCATTCGCACGTCTCATCGGCACCGAATACGCCCCATTCGGTGGCCTCGATGACGTCCAGCAGCATGGCTCTGACTACCAGCACGGTGCCGTCGTCGGCCTTCAGCCGTGCCAGTCCCAGCGTTCAGATCTCGAGTGGAGCCGGTTCAGCCGGacctggcagcagcagcagcaacacgcCTGGCGGTGGCCAGAGCAACTCCtcggcagccgcagcagcagcagctgcccaTCGAGCAGCCTCTCCAGCCTCCAGTGTGAGCAGCCTCAGTCGCCAGAGCCCGCTGCATCCGGTGCCGCAGTCGCCGCTTAGCCATCATCCCTCATCTTCGGCATTgtcggcggcagcggcagccgtgGCCGAGCGGGATCGCCATGCCCTGCTGCGACAGCAGTCTCCGCATATGACGCCGCCACCCGTGTCTAATGCCTCGGGACTGATGGCCAGTCCGCTGAGCAAGATGTATGCCCCGCAGCCGGGCCAAAGGGGGCTAGGAACGTCACCGCCGCCGCATCTGCGACCGGGAGCCTCACCGCCGGTTATACGGCATCCGCAAATGCCGCTGCCATTGCCCCTGATTGCGCCGGGAGGAGGCATTCCACAGATCGGAGTGCATCCCGGCCAGTCGCCGTATCCACATCCACTGCTGCATCCCTCGGTCTTCTATTCGCCGCATCATCATCCCTTCAACTCGCATTACGGCTACGCACCGTACGGGCCTGGTTTCCCGGCCTACATGAAGCCGCCTCCACCGTCGGGACCTCTGGATCCCGCCGCCGTGATGGCCGCCCACCATGCCGGCCTGCAGGGCccgccgcaacagcagcagtcgcgACAGGACGAGCAGaacgccgccgctgctgctgcggcgcgAGATGCAGCCGAGAAGCAGCACCATCAGGCGgcggccgcagcggcagcccagcagcaacagcagcagcagcagatgaagGGCccgccccagcagcagcagcagggcggTCCGCAGCCCAACAAGCCGCCGACGCCAAAGACGCCCCAGGGTCCAGGGGGACCGGGTGTGCCAGTCGGCATGGGTGGGCCCGGAACGCCGACGGGCCTGCCGCCGGGTGCCTATCCGGGCTCCCATATGCCCGGCTACCCGCCTGGTCCGCCGCACGGCTCGCCTTTTGCCCCGCAAGATGGTCAGCCGCACGGCATGAAGCCCACTTCCCACATGGATGCCCTGCGAGCACACGCGCACTCGGCCAACTCGGCCGGCATGGGCGGAGGCCATCATCCAACGGAGCCAT TGCCCATTGACATTGAGCCGGATCCGGAGCCAGATATACCCAGTCCCACGCACAATATACAACGTGGTCCCAGTCCCGAGGCTAAGCCGGACGACACCGAATGCCATCGCTCCCAGTCTGCCAT ATTTGTCCGGCACATCGATCGCGGAGATTACAATTCCTGCACGAGAACGGATTTGATATTCAAGCCGGTGGCCGACTCGAAGCTAGCCCGAAAACGGGAGGAACGGGATCGCAAGCTGGCCGAGAAGGAGCGCGAACGGCGGCAG cagcagcaacaacagcaacagcagcagcaacaacagcaggcagcagccgctcaACAGGCGGCCCAGCAGGCCAAAATGAAGGCGGAACTAAAGCCCCCGTATGCAGATACGCCAGCCCTGCGACAACTCTCCGAATACGCACGCCCCCATGTCGCCTTCAG GGAACTGGAAGAGATCAAGAACGCACAAGCCGCCGCGGCGAGTCAATCCCGCCTCGATCCGCACTGGATGGAGTACTACAGACG CGGCATACATCCCTCACAGTTCCCACTCTATGCGAATCCGGCGATATCGCAGATGGAGAGGGAACGTTTGGGTATACCGCCACCGCATCACGTAGGCCTTGATCCGGGCGAGCACATGGTGCGTATG ATACGATTGACGAGAGAATATCATGCACACTCTCATACTCATTTACATTTGCCTTTGCATCCACAGCCGCAACCACCGGAGGCCGGTTTCCAACTGCCAC CGAATGTTGGCCAATATCCACGCCCAAATATGCTTATACCTAGGGAGCCGCACTCGGATGTCCTGCTGCGCATGTCCTATGCCGATCAACTACAG tATTTGCAGGCCGCCGAGTTCCAGCGACAATCGCTGCACGATCAATACTTTAG ACAACGGCCCAGATAA